A genomic region of Mycobacterium sp. Aquia_213 contains the following coding sequences:
- a CDS encoding glycoside hydrolase has protein sequence MAIAASLVVSAGMIYAQGTKSSLPVEPPTATPTVTAAPPPKDPVTGLGPHVATPAEAESLAALAATAPTGAQSFQFPLPAGVASEDRLQVKTIWAARVIGVLFPQIKTIYGYRQDPLPWHPNGLAIDVMIPNHGSPEGIELGNQIAGYALANAKRWGINHVIWRQKIYPGPNSGAWTADLGNETANHYDHVHIATGGGGYPKGNEVYYIASMTPAPPE, from the coding sequence ATGGCGATCGCGGCCTCGCTCGTCGTTTCTGCCGGCATGATCTACGCCCAGGGAACGAAGTCGTCGCTCCCCGTTGAGCCCCCAACCGCAACCCCGACGGTGACCGCGGCGCCGCCCCCGAAAGACCCGGTGACCGGATTGGGCCCGCACGTCGCCACTCCCGCGGAGGCCGAATCATTGGCGGCGCTGGCCGCGACCGCGCCCACCGGGGCGCAGAGCTTCCAATTTCCGCTACCGGCCGGCGTCGCGTCGGAGGACCGGTTGCAGGTCAAGACCATCTGGGCGGCCCGTGTCATCGGTGTGCTGTTTCCGCAGATCAAGACCATCTACGGATATCGGCAGGACCCCCTGCCGTGGCATCCCAACGGGTTGGCGATCGACGTGATGATCCCGAATCATGGCAGCCCGGAAGGCATCGAGCTCGGCAACCAGATCGCCGGATATGCGCTGGCGAATGCGAAACGATGGGGCATCAACCACGTGATCTGGCGCCAGAAGATCTATCCGGGCCCCAATTCGGGAGCCTGGACCGCCGACCTCGGAAACGAAACCGCCAACCATTACGACCACGTCCATATCGCCACCGGCGGCGGCGGATATCCCAAGGGCAACGAGGTTTACTACATCGCATCCATGACCCCGGCGCCGCCGGAGTGA
- a CDS encoding class I SAM-dependent methyltransferase, which produces MSSDGAARTEGDSWDLASSVGATATMVAASRALASRDPDPLLDDRFAEPLVRAVGHPFFTRMLDGEIPLDDADVPLTARQRCEQMAVRTRFFDNFFLTATASGIRQVVILAAGLDARAYRLPWPAGTVVFEVDQPEVIVFKGTTLAQIGAETTAERRAVGVDLRDDWPTALRDNFFDTAAPTAWIAEGLLPYLPPDAQDRLLDNITALSAPGSRLATENITDMRVFTDERARALRSGWQKHGLDFDVADLVWVGERRQAGEHLAGTGWTVKKYATEDLYAENGFALPDHELLAEFRRTISYLSAELG; this is translated from the coding sequence GTGTCATCGGATGGCGCAGCGCGTACCGAAGGCGACAGCTGGGACCTTGCCTCCAGTGTGGGAGCGACGGCAACCATGGTCGCGGCATCTCGCGCGCTGGCATCACGCGATCCGGATCCGCTGCTCGACGATCGGTTCGCCGAGCCGTTGGTCCGCGCGGTGGGCCACCCATTCTTCACACGCATGCTCGACGGCGAAATTCCTCTTGACGACGCGGATGTACCCCTGACCGCGCGGCAGCGCTGCGAGCAGATGGCAGTCCGCACAAGGTTTTTCGACAACTTCTTCCTCACCGCGACCGCGAGTGGGATCCGTCAGGTCGTCATCTTGGCGGCCGGGCTCGACGCGCGTGCGTACCGGTTGCCGTGGCCGGCGGGCACGGTGGTCTTCGAGGTGGACCAGCCCGAGGTGATCGTGTTCAAGGGCACCACGTTGGCCCAAATCGGCGCCGAAACGACCGCCGAACGCCGGGCGGTCGGCGTCGACCTGCGTGATGACTGGCCTACCGCCTTGCGCGACAACTTCTTTGACACCGCGGCCCCGACGGCGTGGATCGCTGAAGGCCTACTGCCGTACCTGCCGCCAGATGCCCAGGACCGGCTTCTGGACAACATCACCGCACTCAGCGCGCCGGGCAGCCGGTTGGCCACCGAAAACATCACCGACATGCGCGTGTTCACCGACGAACGTGCGCGGGCCTTACGCAGCGGTTGGCAAAAGCACGGACTCGATTTCGACGTCGCCGATCTGGTGTGGGTCGGTGAGCGTCGTCAAGCCGGCGAGCACCTGGCGGGTACCGGGTGGACGGTCAAGAAGTACGCCACCGAAGACCTGTACGCCGAAAACGGGTTTGCGCTGCCGGATCATGAACTGCTGGCCGAGTTTCGGCGCACCATCAGCTACCTGAGCGCAGAACTGGGCTGA
- a CDS encoding glycosyltransferase: MRFVLASYGTRGDIEPSVAVGRELLRRGHDVQMAVSPDLVGFAEAAGLSAVAYGLDTQEWLDTYRDFWASAFHNAWKVPSLIRMWRELRESVIQSWVQMSETLTPLADGADVLFTGESFMETAANVAEYYDIPLATLHYVPIRANGQLVPIVPAPLVRSAMSVSNWLTWRMTKHLEDAQRRALGLPAATRPASRRIADHGSLEIQAYDEACFPGLEAEWAKWKGQRPFVGALTLELMTDADEEVASWIAAGTPPICFGFGSMRVESPADTVKMISAACAQLGERALVCSGWSDFGEVPPFDNVKVVGEVNYAAIFPACRAVVHHGGTGTTAAGLRAGVPTLVLSMDLVQTIWGAQITRLKVGAARRFANTTRESLVADLRRILTPEYVTRAREFATRMSKPDASVASAADLLEGLARPKRSAVSPVLRSGS, translated from the coding sequence ATGAGATTTGTGCTCGCAAGCTATGGAACTCGGGGGGATATAGAGCCGTCAGTCGCTGTCGGCCGTGAACTGCTGCGCCGGGGGCACGACGTGCAGATGGCCGTCTCGCCCGACCTGGTTGGCTTCGCCGAAGCGGCCGGACTCAGCGCGGTCGCCTACGGGCTCGACACACAGGAATGGCTGGATACCTACCGCGACTTCTGGGCGTCTGCCTTCCACAACGCGTGGAAAGTCCCCTCGCTGATCAGGATGTGGCGCGAACTTCGCGAATCTGTCATCCAGAGCTGGGTGCAGATGAGCGAAACGCTGACGCCGCTGGCGGACGGGGCCGATGTGCTCTTCACCGGCGAGAGCTTCATGGAAACCGCGGCTAACGTCGCGGAGTACTACGACATACCGCTGGCCACCCTGCACTACGTCCCGATCCGGGCCAACGGCCAGCTCGTCCCGATCGTGCCCGCGCCGTTGGTCCGCTCGGCCATGAGCGTGTCCAACTGGCTGACATGGCGGATGACGAAACATCTCGAGGACGCGCAGCGCCGCGCCCTGGGGCTGCCCGCGGCAACGCGTCCGGCCTCGCGACGCATCGCCGACCATGGATCACTGGAAATCCAGGCCTATGACGAGGCTTGCTTCCCCGGCCTGGAAGCCGAATGGGCGAAATGGAAGGGACAGCGGCCCTTCGTCGGCGCGCTGACATTGGAACTGATGACGGACGCCGACGAGGAAGTCGCGTCGTGGATTGCGGCGGGAACGCCGCCGATTTGCTTCGGCTTCGGCAGCATGCGCGTCGAGTCTCCCGCCGATACGGTCAAAATGATCAGCGCGGCCTGCGCGCAACTCGGTGAGCGGGCGTTGGTATGCTCCGGGTGGAGCGACTTCGGCGAGGTGCCACCTTTTGACAACGTCAAGGTGGTCGGCGAGGTCAACTACGCCGCAATCTTTCCCGCCTGCCGCGCGGTCGTGCACCACGGCGGCACCGGCACCACGGCGGCGGGCCTGCGCGCTGGAGTTCCCACGCTGGTCCTCTCGATGGACCTCGTCCAGACGATCTGGGGAGCTCAGATCACCCGGCTGAAGGTCGGTGCCGCCCGGCGGTTTGCGAACACCACCCGCGAGTCATTGGTCGCCGATCTGCGCCGGATCCTCACTCCGGAATACGTGACCCGAGCCCGCGAATTCGCCACTCGAATGAGCAAACCCGACGCGAGCGTTGCCAGCGCCGCCGACCTGCTCGAAGGTCTTGCCAGGCCGAAACGGTCGGCCGTCAGCCCAGTTCTGCGCTCAGGTAGCTGA
- a CDS encoding class I SAM-dependent methyltransferase, producing the protein MTDRQERAMSFGSIAEDYDGLRPQAPQEAVDWLVPPGCEVAVDVGAGTGLFSRILVDKAAQVIAVEPDARMRKVLTDRSPGVRALEGRGESIPLPDAAADAVFVSSAWHWMDHERALPEIGRVLRDGGRFGLIWTSRDREVDWVRDLGRLPGQDLEEVQSVDRFRARLHFDLPEPQIFHNIEREIFRFVRRMTLEDAVAMLATYSRAIIASPEDRAQTLDAARAAMEARFPGADMIDIPMRAWCWRADRVSRGVQH; encoded by the coding sequence GTGACTGATCGCCAAGAACGCGCAATGTCCTTCGGATCGATTGCAGAAGACTATGACGGCCTGCGGCCCCAGGCCCCGCAGGAGGCGGTGGACTGGCTGGTGCCGCCCGGTTGCGAGGTGGCCGTCGACGTCGGGGCGGGCACCGGACTGTTCAGCCGCATCCTGGTCGACAAGGCAGCACAGGTCATCGCGGTGGAGCCCGACGCGCGAATGCGCAAGGTGCTGACCGACCGCTCCCCGGGAGTCCGTGCGCTCGAAGGGCGCGGCGAGTCGATCCCGCTTCCGGACGCCGCCGCGGACGCCGTCTTCGTTTCGTCGGCGTGGCACTGGATGGACCATGAACGAGCCCTTCCCGAGATCGGTCGGGTGCTGCGCGACGGCGGTCGCTTCGGCCTGATCTGGACGAGCCGCGACCGTGAGGTGGACTGGGTGCGTGACCTCGGCCGGCTGCCCGGCCAAGACCTCGAAGAGGTCCAATCGGTCGACCGCTTCCGGGCGCGCCTGCACTTCGACCTTCCCGAACCGCAGATCTTCCACAACATCGAGCGCGAAATCTTCCGGTTCGTGCGGAGGATGACGCTCGAGGACGCCGTTGCGATGTTGGCGACCTACAGTCGGGCGATCATCGCCTCCCCGGAGGACCGCGCCCAGACGCTCGACGCAGCCCGCGCGGCCATGGAGGCACGCTTTCCTGGTGCCGACATGATCGATATCCCAATGCGCGCGTGGTGCTGGCGCGCCGACCGCGTTTCGCGCGGTGTCCAGCACTAA
- a CDS encoding class I SAM-dependent methyltransferase — MTAPRRRGFNSAITGVWSFLAPAYDQPMLQQWVYRPPHDEMIARLRDHQSRKIADIACGTGILSDRIERELHPEAIYGVDMSDGMLAQARARSDRVQWRRGPAEQLPFDDGSLDAVVTTSAFHFFDQPAALREFHRVLAPGGLAAVSALSTRQTLLHVSSANRWKPQHNASPDELRSIFEGAGFTVTDQHRIPRPFWIRFVSDVITVGVKS; from the coding sequence ATGACCGCACCGCGACGCCGGGGGTTCAACAGCGCCATTACCGGGGTGTGGAGTTTCCTAGCCCCCGCCTACGACCAGCCGATGTTGCAGCAGTGGGTGTACCGCCCGCCGCACGACGAGATGATCGCGCGGCTGCGTGACCACCAGTCGCGCAAGATTGCTGACATTGCCTGTGGGACAGGGATTCTCAGCGACCGCATCGAGCGTGAACTACACCCCGAGGCGATTTACGGGGTAGACATGTCCGACGGGATGCTCGCCCAGGCGCGCGCCCGATCCGATCGGGTGCAGTGGAGGCGCGGCCCGGCCGAGCAGCTGCCCTTCGACGACGGCTCCCTCGACGCGGTCGTGACGACCTCGGCGTTCCATTTCTTCGACCAGCCGGCAGCGCTGCGGGAGTTCCATCGCGTCCTGGCACCGGGTGGACTGGCGGCCGTCTCCGCGCTGAGCACCCGACAAACTCTGCTGCACGTGTCATCGGCCAATAGGTGGAAACCGCAACACAACGCGTCGCCCGACGAGCTGCGGTCGATCTTCGAGGGCGCCGGGTTCACCGTGACCGATCAGCACCGGATCCCCCGCCCATTCTGGATCCGGTTCGTATCCGACGTGATTACCGTCGGCGTCAAGAGCTAG
- a CDS encoding histidine phosphatase family protein — protein MTTASSRVGEIAVNIRRFVAVALVAALATSWAPAHAAGNRTITLTLVRHAQSAANASGLIDTTVPGPELSQRGFCQATLVVPQLAPNHYDGVYASTMIRAQETATPTSQALGEAITVLPGLREIEAGKFEGTPEADIPQTYFAAPARWLQGDRSARIPGSVDGNEFNARFTEAVQRIYDSGEQNPVAFSHSAAIMFWVLMNARNADPSLLKTKSLPNVGHVVLTGNPSDGWTLTEWDADPPPC, from the coding sequence ATGACAACGGCGTCTTCGCGCGTTGGTGAAATCGCCGTGAACATACGACGTTTCGTTGCCGTCGCCCTCGTCGCGGCGCTGGCCACGAGCTGGGCGCCCGCACACGCCGCGGGTAATCGCACCATCACGTTGACGCTGGTGCGACATGCCCAGTCGGCGGCCAATGCGTCGGGATTGATCGACACCACGGTCCCCGGTCCCGAACTGTCGCAGAGGGGCTTCTGCCAGGCGACCCTCGTGGTCCCGCAATTGGCGCCGAACCATTACGACGGCGTCTACGCCTCGACCATGATCCGTGCCCAGGAGACGGCCACGCCGACGTCGCAGGCGCTGGGCGAAGCCATCACCGTGCTGCCCGGACTGCGGGAGATCGAGGCCGGCAAGTTCGAGGGCACTCCCGAAGCCGACATCCCGCAGACCTATTTCGCCGCTCCGGCACGCTGGCTGCAGGGCGACCGTAGCGCTCGAATCCCCGGGTCGGTGGATGGCAACGAGTTCAATGCGCGGTTCACTGAAGCCGTCCAACGCATCTACGACAGCGGAGAGCAGAACCCGGTCGCGTTCTCACACAGCGCCGCGATCATGTTCTGGGTGCTGATGAACGCGCGCAATGCCGACCCGTCATTGTTGAAAACCAAGTCGTTGCCCAATGTCGGCCACGTGGTGCTCACCGGAAATCCTTCCGACGGCTGGACATTGACCGAATGGGATGCCGATCCCCCGCCGTGCTGA
- a CDS encoding chitin-binding protein produces MKLKQLIAAATLAGAFSAAALGVGAGLANAAPGSPGGHGAPGPGGIHAPTGPNDPGGPGGPGGPGPGGPGGPGGPGGPGGPGEHGPGGPGGPPGGPGGPGGPGGPGPGGPGGPGGPGHPGGPGFNGPGGPGGPGGPGGPWHGDPHRGYFNNAPWGDGPGPWGPGEPPRPAWDRPLPPPGGPWNYGPINYWGYQETPVWDPGFNAWGFWFFGVWVPL; encoded by the coding sequence ATGAAACTCAAGCAATTGATTGCGGCGGCCACGCTCGCCGGCGCCTTTAGTGCAGCAGCGCTGGGCGTGGGCGCCGGTTTGGCGAATGCCGCGCCGGGTTCACCGGGAGGCCATGGCGCTCCCGGGCCCGGCGGAATCCACGCTCCGACCGGGCCAAATGATCCCGGCGGCCCGGGCGGCCCAGGTGGCCCCGGTCCGGGTGGTCCCGGCGGGCCCGGCGGCCCAGGTGGGCCGGGCGGTCCTGGGGAACACGGCCCGGGCGGACCCGGTGGGCCTCCTGGTGGACCGGGCGGCCCAGGCGGGCCCGGCGGACCCGGACCCGGCGGCCCTGGTGGCCCTGGCGGGCCCGGACACCCCGGTGGCCCTGGTTTCAATGGTCCCGGCGGTCCGGGTGGCCCCGGCGGACCTGGCGGTCCGTGGCACGGGGATCCGCACCGCGGCTACTTCAACAACGCGCCGTGGGGCGACGGACCTGGCCCTTGGGGACCGGGTGAACCGCCTCGGCCGGCGTGGGATCGGCCGCTGCCGCCGCCAGGGGGACCGTGGAACTACGGCCCGATCAACTACTGGGGCTACCAGGAAACCCCCGTGTGGGATCCCGGTTTCAACGCCTGGGGCTTCTGGTTCTTCGGAGTTTGGGTCCCGCTGTAA
- a CDS encoding acyl-CoA thioesterase domain-containing protein: MTEPNILPDDVDSTTPRPYFTRDESRYVPTAMARGGWGPSMSGHVVGGILAAALEAGVDDPGLQPARLTVDLPAPAALEPFEVHTKVQHERRRLRLVEALLIQRGEPVARASALFLRRGSQPDGKVWSQPLQMPRLPTEHDGETPTLFLRTYGWGGELQNPDPEWDMTGPKFTWLHETRALIDDEPLTPFTRAALCADVTAAIANWGTNALEFINVDYTLTLSRLPEGPHIGLAALTHYSDDGVANGSAVVVDHLGPVGSAVAVSIAHSGFRPPSDLPSG; encoded by the coding sequence GTGACCGAGCCGAATATCCTGCCGGATGACGTCGATTCAACGACGCCGAGGCCGTACTTCACTCGCGACGAAAGTCGTTACGTGCCAACGGCAATGGCGCGCGGTGGGTGGGGCCCGTCAATGAGCGGACACGTGGTCGGTGGCATCTTGGCCGCTGCCCTCGAAGCTGGGGTGGACGACCCAGGGTTGCAGCCGGCGCGGCTGACGGTCGACCTGCCCGCACCCGCCGCGCTGGAGCCGTTCGAGGTGCACACCAAGGTGCAGCACGAACGGCGGCGATTGCGGCTGGTCGAGGCGCTTCTCATCCAGCGCGGCGAACCCGTCGCGCGGGCGAGCGCGCTGTTTCTGCGGCGCGGCTCGCAGCCCGACGGCAAAGTGTGGTCGCAACCCTTGCAGATGCCGCGGCTGCCCACCGAGCATGACGGCGAAACGCCGACGCTGTTCCTGCGGACCTACGGCTGGGGTGGTGAGCTGCAGAATCCCGATCCGGAGTGGGACATGACCGGACCGAAATTCACGTGGCTGCATGAAACGCGTGCCCTGATCGACGACGAACCTCTCACACCGTTCACCCGCGCGGCGTTGTGTGCCGACGTCACCGCCGCGATCGCCAACTGGGGCACCAACGCGCTGGAGTTCATCAACGTCGACTACACGCTCACCCTGAGCCGACTGCCCGAAGGACCTCATATCGGGCTGGCCGCACTGACTCATTACAGCGACGACGGAGTGGCCAACGGTTCAGCCGTGGTCGTCGACCACCTCGGTCCGGTCGGCAGCGCGGTGGCCGTGTCGATAGCGCACTCCGGATTCCGACCGCCCTCGGACTTGCCATCGGGCTGA
- a CDS encoding class I adenylate-forming enzyme family protein produces MTTGTDVTYWTLIAEAAQRQPNRRLFADDYGRSLSARELHDAACATAAAFAECGIGAGTVVSWQLPTTLETVVVMGALARLGAVQNPIIPILREREVGFITGQLSTEFLVVPEVWRGFDHGALARTLASDQGFEVITVDLATPPLAGELRLPHASADALATTPGGDNQWIYYSSGTTAAPKGIRHTDSTVIAGSRGMVGAMGITASDVDPIAFPIAHIGGAAMVAAALMTGMRLALFEVFDPAATPRAIAAHNPTFLGTATPFFVAFLEAQRAHGDQPLFGALRGCIAGGAPITAELGRQVRETFGMGGIANAWGMTEFPVATSPPLDAAPEVLDYTVGAPVAGVSVRVVDNQENELPVGHEGELRLKGPQCFLGYADATLDADAFDDDGWLRTGDLGLIDTDGNVRVTGRIKDAIIRNAENISALEIENVLAAHPAVADVAVIGVPDRSAGERVCAVVVPTSADSVSLESLVQHCHSLGLSRYKHPERLVIVDTLPRNQFGKVIKKDLREAFGRRRP; encoded by the coding sequence ATGACGACCGGAACGGACGTCACCTACTGGACGTTGATCGCCGAAGCGGCTCAGCGCCAGCCGAATCGGCGGCTTTTCGCCGACGACTATGGCCGGAGTCTGAGCGCACGTGAGCTCCACGATGCCGCATGCGCGACGGCGGCCGCGTTCGCCGAATGTGGGATCGGCGCGGGAACCGTGGTGTCCTGGCAGCTGCCAACCACGCTCGAGACCGTGGTGGTCATGGGGGCGCTGGCTCGACTCGGCGCGGTGCAAAACCCCATCATCCCGATATTGCGGGAGCGTGAGGTTGGCTTCATTACCGGGCAGCTGTCGACCGAATTCCTTGTGGTTCCCGAAGTTTGGCGGGGATTCGATCACGGCGCGCTTGCTCGGACATTGGCCTCGGATCAGGGCTTCGAGGTCATCACCGTCGACCTGGCGACACCTCCGCTGGCCGGTGAGCTAAGGCTGCCGCATGCCAGTGCCGATGCGCTGGCGACGACACCCGGTGGCGACAACCAGTGGATCTACTACTCGTCGGGAACCACCGCGGCGCCCAAAGGGATCCGTCACACCGACAGCACCGTGATCGCCGGCTCGCGAGGGATGGTGGGCGCGATGGGTATCACCGCCAGCGATGTGGACCCGATCGCCTTTCCGATCGCTCATATCGGCGGGGCCGCGATGGTGGCCGCCGCACTGATGACCGGTATGCGCTTGGCCCTTTTCGAGGTATTCGATCCGGCCGCCACACCGCGGGCCATCGCGGCGCACAATCCGACCTTCCTGGGCACGGCCACACCGTTTTTCGTGGCTTTCCTGGAGGCGCAGCGGGCCCACGGTGATCAGCCCCTCTTCGGTGCGCTGCGGGGTTGCATAGCTGGAGGCGCGCCGATCACCGCCGAACTGGGACGACAGGTCCGCGAAACCTTCGGAATGGGCGGCATCGCCAACGCGTGGGGGATGACCGAGTTTCCCGTGGCGACCTCACCGCCGCTTGACGCCGCGCCCGAGGTGCTCGATTACACCGTCGGTGCACCGGTAGCGGGGGTGAGCGTCCGCGTGGTCGACAACCAGGAGAACGAACTGCCCGTCGGCCACGAAGGAGAGCTGCGGCTCAAAGGGCCGCAATGCTTCCTCGGCTATGCAGACGCCACCCTCGACGCCGACGCGTTTGACGACGACGGCTGGTTGCGCACCGGCGATCTCGGGCTGATCGACACCGACGGCAACGTCCGGGTCACCGGCCGAATCAAGGATGCGATCATCCGCAACGCGGAGAACATCTCGGCCCTCGAGATCGAAAACGTGCTCGCCGCCCATCCCGCCGTCGCCGATGTCGCGGTCATCGGAGTGCCCGACCGCAGCGCAGGGGAGCGGGTCTGCGCCGTCGTCGTGCCCACGTCGGCTGACAGTGTGTCATTGGAATCCCTGGTGCAGCACTGCCATTCGCTGGGTCTGAGCCGCTACAAACATCCCGAGCGCCTCGTCATCGTCGACACCTTGCCGCGCAACCAGTTCGGCAAGGTCATCAAGAAGGATTTGCGCGAGGCCTTCGGTCGACGGCGGCCGTGA
- a CDS encoding TIGR03085 family metal-binding protein, with protein MSVAQRERAALVDTMRSVGPDAPTLCDGWTTRDLAAHLVIREYRPDATPGILISRFAGHTAKVQNDVAERTDWDALLDKVASGPPVYSPLKLLDPVANIGEMFIHHEDVRRAQPSWTPRVLEPALAKSLRRTLPLMARMTLAKVPGRVALRIPEGKTVLIAGSGPAVTVTGAPEELLLFSVGRAARVEFDGDAAAVQTVRDAPKGL; from the coding sequence GTGTCTGTTGCTCAACGCGAACGTGCCGCCCTCGTCGACACCATGCGCAGCGTCGGGCCGGATGCGCCCACCTTGTGCGACGGCTGGACCACGCGAGATTTAGCCGCCCACCTTGTGATTCGCGAATATCGTCCGGATGCCACGCCCGGCATCCTGATCTCGCGCTTCGCCGGCCACACCGCCAAGGTGCAAAACGACGTGGCCGAGCGGACCGATTGGGACGCGCTGCTGGACAAGGTCGCGTCGGGTCCGCCGGTCTACTCGCCGCTGAAGCTGCTCGACCCGGTGGCCAACATTGGCGAGATGTTCATCCACCACGAAGACGTGCGCCGCGCGCAGCCCAGCTGGACGCCGCGCGTCCTGGAGCCGGCCCTGGCCAAAAGCCTGCGGCGCACTCTTCCGCTGATGGCCCGGATGACGCTTGCGAAAGTTCCCGGCCGGGTCGCATTGCGCATCCCGGAGGGCAAGACCGTGCTGATTGCGGGCAGCGGCCCGGCGGTTACGGTGACCGGTGCGCCCGAAGAGCTGCTGCTGTTCTCGGTCGGCCGCGCGGCCCGGGTCGAGTTCGACGGCGATGCGGCCGCGGTGCAGACCGTCCGCGATGCGCCCAAGGGCTTGTAG
- the htpG gene encoding molecular chaperone HtpG has product MNAGVEQLEFQAEARQLLDLMVHSVYSNKDSFLRELISNASDALDKLRLEAFRNKDLDVDTSDLHIEIDVDKGARTLTIRDNGIGMTRDEVIGLIGTLAKSGTAELRQQLREAKNEAASEELIGQFGIGFYSSFMVADKVELLTRKAGESEATRWESSGEGTYTIESVEDAPQGTAVTLHLKPEDTEDELHDYTSEWKIRSLVKQYSDFIAWPIRMEVERRTPAEEEGGDEVVTIETETLNSMKALWARPKDEVSDEEYKEFYKHVAHAWDDPLEVIVMKAEGTFEYQALLFIPSHAPFDLFNRDAQIGVQLYVKRVFIMGDCDQLMPEYLRFVKGVVDAQDLSLNVSREILQQDRQINAIRRRLTKKVLSTIKDLQSERPEDYRTFWTQFGRVLKEGLLSDADNQDTLLQISSFASTHSDEDATTLAEYVERMKEGQEQIFYATGETRQQILKSPHLEAFKAKGYEVLILTDPVDEVWVGTVTEFDGKPLQSVAKGEVDLDSDDDSSDAEREEREKEFADLLAWLTETLTDHVKEVRLSTRLTESPACLITDAFGISPALARIYQASGQNIPIGKRILELNPDHPLITGLRQAHEERADDPTVAETAELLYGTALLAEGGALEDPARFAELLANQLTRTL; this is encoded by the coding sequence ATGAATGCGGGTGTTGAGCAATTGGAATTCCAGGCCGAGGCGCGCCAACTCCTCGATCTGATGGTCCACTCGGTCTACTCCAACAAGGACTCGTTTCTGCGGGAGTTGATCTCGAATGCGTCGGACGCATTGGACAAGCTTCGGCTGGAGGCGTTCCGTAACAAGGACCTCGACGTCGACACGTCTGACCTCCACATCGAGATCGACGTGGACAAGGGCGCGCGCACTCTCACCATCCGCGACAACGGCATCGGCATGACGCGCGACGAGGTCATCGGTTTGATCGGCACCCTCGCCAAATCGGGCACGGCCGAGCTGCGCCAGCAGCTGCGGGAGGCCAAGAACGAGGCCGCGTCGGAGGAGCTGATCGGTCAGTTCGGTATCGGCTTCTACTCGTCGTTCATGGTGGCCGACAAGGTCGAGCTGCTGACGCGCAAGGCCGGCGAGAGCGAAGCCACCAGGTGGGAATCGTCCGGCGAGGGCACCTACACCATCGAATCCGTCGAAGACGCCCCGCAGGGGACCGCCGTCACCCTGCACCTCAAACCCGAAGACACCGAAGACGAGCTCCACGATTACACCTCGGAGTGGAAAATCAGGAGCCTCGTCAAGCAGTACTCCGATTTCATCGCGTGGCCCATCCGCATGGAGGTCGAACGGCGCACCCCCGCGGAAGAGGAGGGTGGCGACGAGGTCGTCACCATCGAGACCGAGACGTTGAACTCGATGAAGGCGCTGTGGGCCAGGCCTAAGGACGAAGTGTCCGACGAGGAGTACAAGGAGTTCTACAAGCACGTCGCGCACGCCTGGGATGACCCGCTCGAGGTCATAGTCATGAAGGCCGAGGGCACTTTTGAATACCAGGCCCTGCTTTTCATTCCGTCGCACGCGCCGTTCGACCTGTTCAACCGGGACGCCCAGATCGGGGTCCAGCTGTATGTCAAGCGGGTATTCATCATGGGCGACTGCGACCAGCTGATGCCGGAGTACCTGCGGTTCGTCAAGGGTGTGGTCGACGCACAAGACTTGTCGCTCAACGTTTCTCGCGAAATCTTGCAACAGGATCGGCAGATCAACGCGATTCGTCGCCGGCTGACCAAGAAGGTCTTGTCCACGATCAAGGATCTGCAGTCCGAGCGGCCAGAGGACTATCGCACCTTCTGGACCCAGTTCGGCCGGGTTCTCAAAGAGGGCCTGCTGTCTGACGCCGACAACCAGGACACGTTGCTGCAAATCTCGTCGTTCGCCTCGACGCACAGTGACGAGGACGCCACCACCCTCGCCGAATATGTCGAGCGGATGAAGGAGGGGCAAGAGCAGATCTTCTACGCCACCGGCGAGACACGGCAGCAAATCCTGAAGTCGCCGCATCTCGAGGCCTTCAAGGCCAAGGGTTACGAGGTGCTAATCCTCACCGACCCCGTCGACGAGGTCTGGGTGGGCACCGTGACCGAGTTCGACGGCAAACCGCTGCAGTCGGTGGCCAAGGGCGAGGTGGACCTCGATTCCGACGACGACTCGAGCGACGCCGAACGCGAGGAGCGGGAGAAAGAATTCGCCGACCTGCTGGCCTGGTTGACGGAGACGTTGACCGACCACGTCAAGGAGGTCCGGCTGTCCACTCGCCTGACGGAATCGCCGGCCTGCCTGATCACCGACGCGTTCGGGATTAGTCCGGCGCTGGCCCGCATCTACCAGGCGTCCGGGCAGAACATCCCGATCGGGAAGCGGATTCTGGAACTCAATCCGGATCATCCGCTGATCACCGGGCTGCGCCAAGCCCACGAAGAGCGCGCCGACGATCCCACCGTCGCCGAGACCGCGGAATTGTTGTACGGAACGGCGTTGCTGGCTGAGGGCGGCGCTCTCGAGGACCCGGCCAGATTCGCTGAGCTCCTCGCCAATCAACTGACTCGCACGCTGTAA